tatttttcgtttaatatttttttttgacgcTATTAAATTTTGTAACAAAACTTTCTCTGtattcattgtaaataataaacttaatataactGTATCGTACGAGTACTGTTAACATTATGTAGATAATATCAGTGTcatggtgtatatatatatatatatatattataaaaattattttcttatattgttcACATAcaacactaatttattttaataaacgtatGAAATCCACATCTATATCTTCCTTCATTCATTTCTCGAGTTTTATCGATAACCATAAAACCATAATCACTACTTTAAACTCATTTCTCatataaacgtttttatttactatcattTTGCTCTGATTCGTCATTGTCTTGGATTGGCAATGGACACAACAATCTTACAGCTCTCTTCTTTGGTCCACTCGCTGTATTGACCATTGCAACTCGCACCACACCATCCTTGCCCGGAAATATGTCAACTACGCGGCCTAGGTTCCATTGTAGTGGAGGTAAATTGGTATTCTTTAATATTACCATTGAGCCCACTTTTATCGAGGGACCACGAGATTTGTCCCACTTATTACGCTTCTGAAGTTGACTCAGGTATTCAATACTCCAATGCCTCCAAATTTGCTGAGCAATGTTTTGAACCTTTTGCCACCGTGACAACAAGTTGTGAGCAAAATTACTTACGTCGGGTTCCGGTAATGACACGAGGGAGTCTCCTATTAAAAAATGGCCAGGAGTAAGGATGGAAAAATCTAGAGGATCGGTAGACAAGGGGGTGAGCGGTAGTGAATTTAAGCACGCTTCGATTTGcactaataatgtataaaattcgTCGTATTTTACGAGTGCCACGTTGCggttcaaatgtttttttatgctACGTACAGCTGCTTACCACAGGCCACCGAAATGTGGCGCTCTTGATGGAATGAAGTGCCATGTCATTTCGTGACTGGTCATTACTTGGCGATTGCGATCCTTATGGCTTTCGGACGACATCAATTGTTTTAAATCACTTAATTTGTTATTCGCGCCTACGAAACATGTGGCGTTATCAGAATATATGTTTTTGCACAGACCACGTCGAGATATAAATCTTGTTAACGCTGCGAGAAATGCATCAGTGCTCAATTCACATACCAACTCTAAATACACCGCCTTTGTTGCAAAACATACAAATACGCATATATATGCCTTTTGAGTTGCGGCGTTTCGTCGGTTGCTGCATTTCAACATGAATGGACCTGCGTAATCAACACCACAGTTTTCAAAGCACTTACTTGGGCGGTTGACTCTGAACGTGGGCAAATTACCCATAACTGGCGACACATTT
This genomic window from Metopolophium dirhodum isolate CAU chromosome 1, ASM1992520v1, whole genome shotgun sequence contains:
- the LOC132938620 gene encoding uncharacterized protein LOC132938620, which encodes MEHSNDVQSEEKTAPIVVCTSQRDVSLDINKYSSLTKLLHVVSYLLRYKNNALSKRNNTSRIIGPLNVNEVASATKTVMKITQQAHFSREIEELKNNRNVSVKTRPKNVSPVMGNLPTFRVNRPSKCFENCGVDYAGPFMLKCSNRRNAATQKAYICVFVCFATKAVYLELVCELSTDAFLAALTRFISRRGLCKNIYSDNATCFVGANNKLSDLKQLMSSESHKDRNRQVMTSHEMTWHFIPSRAPHFGGLW